In Natronococcus occultus SP4, the following proteins share a genomic window:
- a CDS encoding phosphatase PAP2 family protein: protein MLVQVLVQLAVVVSLLTLLGIGVVVGRYRLRDTRREWLARLRAATPITVVLAVVLLANSVARQVVPDLSWMIGWNLTWAIYDIEGQFILWLQSYETPALTAVFSFVYIYGYVFLLVFPVVAYFALSNTRPLRELLTAYTLNYVLGLVLYTFVIAYGPRNMMPELVDALMYDTYPRYQHLTRQVNRNTNVFPSLHTSLAATVGVLAYQTRDVYPRWAIVAIPLAISVAISTMYLGIHWAIDVVAGIVLAYVCVKLAGVLVGRWSLADRFDVRNPLPFSRWR from the coding sequence ATGCTGGTTCAGGTGCTAGTTCAGCTCGCGGTCGTCGTCAGCCTGCTAACGCTGCTGGGGATCGGCGTCGTCGTCGGCCGCTACCGGCTTCGGGACACGCGCCGGGAGTGGCTCGCCAGGCTGCGTGCGGCCACCCCGATCACGGTCGTCCTCGCGGTCGTCCTGCTGGCAAACAGCGTCGCCAGGCAGGTCGTTCCCGACCTCTCCTGGATGATCGGCTGGAACCTCACCTGGGCGATCTACGACATCGAGGGACAGTTCATCCTCTGGCTGCAGTCCTACGAGACGCCGGCGCTGACGGCCGTCTTCTCGTTCGTCTACATCTACGGCTACGTCTTCCTGCTCGTCTTTCCCGTGGTCGCGTACTTCGCGCTGTCGAACACGCGACCGCTGCGGGAGCTGCTGACCGCCTACACCCTCAACTACGTGCTCGGGCTGGTGCTGTACACCTTCGTCATCGCCTACGGCCCCCGGAACATGATGCCCGAGCTCGTCGACGCCCTGATGTACGACACCTACCCGCGCTACCAGCACCTCACCCGACAGGTCAACCGCAACACCAACGTCTTCCCCTCGCTGCACACCTCGCTTGCCGCCACCGTCGGCGTCCTCGCCTACCAGACTCGGGACGTCTACCCGCGGTGGGCGATCGTCGCGATCCCGCTCGCGATCAGCGTCGCGATCTCGACGATGTATCTCGGGATCCACTGGGCGATCGACGTCGTCGCAGGAATCGTCCTCGCGTACGTCTGCGTCAAGCTCGCGGGCGTCCTCGTCGGGCGCTGGTCGCTGGCCGACCGGTTCGACGTTCGGAACCCGCTCCCGTTCTCGCGGTGGCGCTGA
- a CDS encoding ABC transporter substrate-binding protein: MTEADTAPTDRPRSRRSVLAGAAGLAVATSGCVRQVRTVVNREDVDQLSVTIVTRPADGDREGIRLARAIADVLEAVGVDVAIDMRSNEEYLRAVLINHEFDLSVGVHPGGTDPDVLYEALHSRYAEESGWQNPFGYANMQVDELLEDQRRADGDEREAIVADLLETVAREQPFVPICVPEEHRFVRTDRFDGWGEAHPATRLGYLELEPGSDVERLRTAHTDARPSENLNPLTAEYRDDEPFLELVYDSLATERDGEIEPWLAEDWTYDDGTLRVRLREDCRFHDDEPVRAEDVAFTYRLLQDTELEDEEGTSPPPRYRGLAAAVDAIDVDDELELELELDAGEAVAERALTVPILPEHVWTERAESATVPGVRVAQGTTEAITTDNVPPIGSGPFRFESRTEREHLTLERFDDHFTRREDVALPEPPVEEFRVGIDPRSTSAIELVTGDDADVTSAPLETYVLDDVEPDPETAILESPSWRFYHLGFNARRAPFANPRFRRLVARLIDKAWIAEDVFDGYAAPTATPVTEEWTPAELAWDGQDPATPFFGTDGDLDVAAAVDAFEDAGFNYDDGTLRVRR; encoded by the coding sequence ATGACCGAAGCGGACACGGCGCCGACCGATCGGCCCCGAAGCCGGCGGTCGGTTCTCGCCGGCGCGGCCGGGCTCGCCGTCGCGACCAGCGGCTGCGTTCGCCAGGTCCGGACCGTCGTCAACCGCGAGGACGTCGACCAGCTCTCGGTGACGATCGTCACCCGCCCCGCGGACGGGGACCGGGAGGGGATCCGGCTGGCGCGAGCGATCGCGGACGTCCTCGAGGCGGTCGGCGTCGACGTCGCGATCGACATGCGCTCGAACGAGGAGTACCTGCGGGCGGTCCTGATCAACCACGAGTTCGATCTCTCCGTCGGCGTCCACCCCGGCGGCACCGATCCCGACGTTCTCTACGAGGCGTTGCACTCGCGGTACGCCGAGGAATCGGGCTGGCAGAACCCCTTCGGCTACGCGAACATGCAGGTCGACGAGTTGCTCGAGGACCAGCGCCGCGCCGACGGCGACGAGCGGGAGGCGATCGTCGCCGACCTGCTCGAGACGGTCGCCCGCGAGCAGCCGTTCGTTCCGATCTGTGTCCCAGAGGAGCACCGCTTCGTCAGAACCGACCGCTTCGACGGCTGGGGCGAGGCCCACCCGGCGACCCGGCTCGGCTATCTCGAACTCGAGCCCGGGTCGGACGTCGAGCGGCTGCGGACCGCCCACACCGACGCGCGCCCCTCCGAGAACCTCAACCCGCTGACGGCCGAGTACCGCGACGACGAGCCGTTCCTCGAACTGGTGTACGACTCGCTGGCGACCGAACGCGACGGCGAGATCGAACCCTGGCTCGCCGAGGACTGGACCTACGACGACGGCACCCTCCGCGTGCGGCTGCGCGAGGACTGTCGGTTCCACGACGACGAACCCGTCAGGGCCGAGGACGTCGCGTTTACCTACCGACTGCTGCAAGATACCGAACTCGAGGACGAGGAAGGAACGTCGCCCCCGCCCCGGTACAGGGGGTTGGCGGCGGCCGTCGACGCGATCGACGTCGACGACGAACTCGAGCTCGAACTCGAGCTCGACGCGGGCGAGGCCGTCGCCGAACGGGCCCTCACCGTTCCGATCCTTCCCGAACACGTCTGGACCGAACGGGCCGAGTCCGCGACGGTCCCGGGCGTGCGCGTCGCCCAGGGGACGACCGAGGCGATCACGACCGACAACGTCCCGCCGATCGGCAGCGGCCCCTTCCGCTTCGAGAGCCGGACCGAACGCGAACACCTCACCCTCGAGCGGTTCGACGACCACTTCACCCGTCGCGAGGACGTCGCCCTGCCGGAACCGCCCGTCGAGGAGTTCCGGGTGGGGATCGACCCCCGGAGCACGTCGGCGATCGAGCTCGTGACCGGCGACGACGCCGACGTCACGAGCGCCCCCCTCGAGACGTACGTCCTCGACGACGTCGAGCCGGACCCGGAGACGGCGATCCTCGAGTCGCCGTCCTGGCGGTTCTACCACCTCGGCTTCAACGCGCGGCGGGCCCCGTTCGCCAACCCGCGGTTCCGTCGGCTCGTCGCGCGGTTGATCGACAAGGCCTGGATCGCCGAGGACGTCTTCGACGGCTACGCCGCGCCGACCGCGACGCCGGTCACCGAGGAGTGGACCCCCGCGGAGCTCGCCTGGGACGGGCAGGATCCGGCGACCCCGTTTTTCGGTACCGACGGCGACCTTGACGTCGCGGCCGCCGTCGACGCGTTCGAGGACGCCGGCTTCAACTACGACGACGGCACGCTCCGGGTGAGACGCTGA
- a CDS encoding phosphatase PAP2 family protein, translated as MYAEVLTQVLTQVAAVVAFLLVVSVAAFVGRERLVATVREWRPRVRASAPAFAVLLVVLWLNRVMRQAGPGISERIGVHMTETFYDLEGEFVLVFQSIATGELTAYFSFIYVYGYAFLLIFPGIAYFALSDTRAFRRLLTAYSLNYVIGLAFYLLVIAYGPRNVMPEELTVTMLYDNSPEYQHLTREVNRNTNVFPSLHTSLAATVGIFAYETRSSYPKWFPIAVVLAVSVALSTMYLGIHWAIDVVAGLALAVGSVWLSNVLVGRRSIAELRRDVARRLPDRDDRE; from the coding sequence ATGTACGCCGAGGTCCTCACGCAGGTCCTGACACAGGTCGCCGCTGTCGTCGCGTTCCTGCTCGTGGTGTCGGTCGCGGCGTTCGTCGGCCGCGAGCGCCTCGTGGCGACGGTCCGTGAGTGGCGACCCCGCGTTCGGGCGTCGGCACCCGCGTTCGCGGTGTTGCTCGTCGTGTTGTGGCTCAACCGCGTCATGCGACAGGCCGGACCGGGCATCTCGGAACGGATCGGGGTCCACATGACCGAGACGTTCTACGATCTCGAGGGGGAGTTCGTCCTCGTCTTCCAGTCGATCGCGACCGGGGAGCTGACGGCGTACTTCTCGTTCATCTACGTCTACGGCTACGCCTTCCTGCTGATCTTCCCTGGAATTGCGTATTTCGCGCTGTCGGACACCCGGGCCTTCCGTCGGCTGCTGACGGCGTACTCGCTGAACTACGTGATCGGCCTAGCGTTTTACCTGCTCGTCATCGCCTACGGGCCGCGAAACGTCATGCCCGAGGAGCTGACGGTGACGATGCTGTACGACAACAGCCCCGAGTACCAACACCTCACCCGCGAGGTCAACCGCAACACCAACGTCTTCCCCTCCCTGCACACCTCGCTTGCCGCCACCGTCGGCATCTTCGCCTACGAGACGCGCTCGAGCTACCCGAAGTGGTTTCCGATCGCGGTCGTCCTCGCGGTCAGCGTCGCGCTCTCGACGATGTACCTGGGGATCCACTGGGCGATCGACGTCGTCGCCGGGCTCGCGCTGGCAGTGGGCTCCGTCTGGCTCTCGAACGTCCTCGTCGGCCGGCGATCGATCGCCGAACTTCGACGAGACGTCGCTCGCCGACTGCCGGATCGGGACGACCGAGAGTGA